gtgtttggttttaaaaGTGTACAgtgcttggactccttcataacaAGCCGGAGATAAAGATCAAGAGTAGTAAATCAGGTAAGTGCTGTGAAGAGGAACAGCAAAGTTACCCCTGAGTTTAAGTTAGTAACAAAAAGTCCAAGAACAGTGGAAATGGACAGACAAGTTTTTGTAGTTGTCATTCCTCACCATTGAAGTGAATTCCAACTGCTAAAACCAGAATACCCACAGAAATATAATAAAACTGATTCAAtgaattttctgtttacttGCACATAAACAAGTGATGAAAAATATTGCTGGATATTTTGCAAGAAATTTCTTTaggcttttcctcttcttcctaaATACTCCATgcctgggaaaggaaagaattcagGGCAGTCCCAGTCAGCCAGTCAGTCAGACTTCTATCTTTAATAGAGGCGtaataatttttgctttaaaagttaCATGAGTCACAAATCATCCCTGTCATGTGAAGCCAGACTCATCACAGTTGGAAGAAAAAAGGTGCTCCAAATGATGTTTGCCACAGATACCTGAATTATAATACTGTTTGGAACTGAAAGACAAGAAGATTCCACCTTCTGGAGCATAGATTTCATGGATTCAGATTCCAACACTGTGGTGGTGACTggtaagatttttattttattctttgagCCAGAGATGGTATGCACGCATGCTTGATCTTTGTCATAAACAATTTCCTGGAGGGAAAAACAGTAGCAAATGGTCATACTAACATTTCCAAATGGAAAATAACTTGCTTTGCCTTCCTAAGAAAAATCAGATGCATGTCAGAGGAAACAGACTGCAGTCTGCCCTTTTTACTGCCATCCAGTTTGGTTTGTTGTTCATTCTCTCCATGTTTTAATCTTTGTTGACATTCTCTCTGATCCAAACCACATAGCTCAAGGCAGTGTAGGCTACTATTAGATAAAGCTTACCCAAAAGAAGCTCTGAAGCAAGAAAACCAGGTTGCATCACAATGTCATACAGTCAGTGTCCAGAATTAGAGCAGCACATGGCAACTTTCAGGGGCTCAGTTTCATGGCAAGGTAAGGGAGTTTTAATCAGAAGATGCTGCCTCATCACTGCTAAACTAAACCATTCCATTTAAATATACCAAAGGAACATGCCTGAACATGCAGCACGAGGGACCAAATTTGGAGTTTCTCTTGCTGGCTCCAACTACTACAGCATCACAGAGGCAGAACCACCAGCTCAGAGAGTGCTGAGCTTTAAAAGGTTAAAGCTCCTAAGGAATGCAGCTGCTTGCTGTTCCTCTTGTTGCCACTGGCTCATCTAAGGGCAATCATTACACATATCTTGACATGTGAGTTGCTGGATAATTTTCCACTGCAGGTCATCTGAGGACATAGGAACGAGGGTGAAGCTACATCAAAGAGATTTGCATCTTGCTGTTTTCaattaaacactttttttttttttttttttaatagctgcaAGATGGGCAGAACTAGTCTGGCTTGCTCCAGACATAACTGCAGATGAGCTGGATGGGAGTGCAGGAGAGGGAGGGCATGAGGTATTTGCTAACCTCCTAAAAGGCTGACAGTCTGGTTCTCTCCTATGATATTTATGGCACATACCCTTGTTGGGAACACTTCTTAGCACCCTGTTagttttttctccctttagATCACCATTTATGTCCAGAAATCTACTTGGTCAAAAAGTTTTAGACTAGTTAAGACACAAGTGCATCTTTAATCTACTACAGAGATTATCACAGCATGTCTCTGTCACATTTTCACCTGCTCAGAATATAAACCTGCTGGCAGGGAGCCCAGTTAATTATATGGTGCCCAATAACATTCAGCCAGTTACCTCTCCACATTGCTGCAGGCATTGCAGTAAAACTCTCATATATTTAGTCATTTTTCATAGAACAATTTATCCTAAGCAGTAGTTTCTTAGGGCCACCACTGACACATGTGTTTCATTGTGAGCTACCTAATAACTTCATTATAATTCTGCAGTTCCGCACACACAGGTACAGAAACTTGTACAACTACAGCTCCAAAATGGAGCAGGTGCCACCCTAATGTTGCTCTCAAAGCAGAGTGGGACTAATGGGGTTTTATGTTCCCTGTAAATGTGAAATGAgcaccattttctttcttccctccccatAGTAGAAACTCAAATCTGGAGAAAACATTGTCAAAAATATTAGTACCATCGTGCTTTTCATaacattaaagagaaaagatgGAGCAGTTATGAAATAAGTATTAACAAATTAAGAAATTCTTAAAGTCTAGCGCTAATTAAGCTGTCACAAGCCTGCATTTAGGCTTAATTGTCTCCACATACAAGTAGCTTTCACTGTGCAAAATAGCAATCATATGCTGTCAAGTATTTATTTGTCCATTTaaggattttaaatatttaagagtTTTAGCATTAAAACCATTTCACAAACTCATTTTCCTGACACCCAGTATCTAGGACTTGGCAACAGTCTGGATTGAGAACAGTAATTGAGATTAATAAAGATAGTGGGAGTTCTCCATCAAacattttaatgacaaaatgCCCATCTGCTCaaaattagttttctttcctttttatttaaaaaaaaaaaatctttcacaaAAAAGGATGCATAAAATTGAATGTAATACTTCAGAGTCAAAGtgttctttccccttttctcctctcttttcctgggggaaaaagtgaaataaGATTTTTCCCAGCATCACAAAAAAGCACACTTTCCCTGATAGAAAACTCTAAGTTTTCATTACTTGGGATTCaaataaattacaaattaaataaacattgctatttcaaacattttcattaaatatgcTTATCTTCATCTTCATGAGCTTTAACAATAAGAATGATACATTAACTGTGACCTGGGAGTATTTAAAACCATAACTTTTAATAGTGGTATTTCTATGGATGATGATCCTTCCCCAAAACCATCATTTACATGATCTGTCCTATTGGTTCCACTACATTTACCAGCTTTAGTTAAGGCTCTCTCATAAGAAAGCCTTGACATGAATGAAGATTGCAGGATTAGTTCTTCTATCAGTGAAgatacaaaatgaaaatactatTCCCTTAAGTGTTATAAAGGCTAAATCCTATCTAAAAAACTCAACCTCCATAACCAAAAATAGGAAGATAAAGAACAAATACGTGTGTGCAGACATATCAGCACCCAATCTGCAATAGCAGAGTAAGCACAGGTTAAAAccacctttctttctttcttttcaggttTTGGTCCCTTCAGACAATACCTGCTCAATTCTAGCTGGGAAGCAGTGAAggtaagcattttaaaaaaaaaggagggaggcTTTATTTTTTAGGGATCTCAACACAAACTGGTTTTAGGCTTTCCATTCCCTTAAATTGACTCATTAAACAGAATTTTACCCAGGGTGCCTTCTCTACAACTATTACATATGCCACAGGTTGTGTCTGTCTTCAGTAAACCAATCATCTCTCCCACCACAGTTCATTTTATCATATCTGTGTGAGGTGGTTTCCTTCTCACACACATGTAGCCTATTGGGTTCTCACTGCCTGCTTCAGGAACGCAGAACCTAAACTGTGCCAGTTCTAAGTGTGAGTTCACATTTCGGCTTTGGCTTCCACTTTCAAATGACAGTGAAGTCTACAGTCACACTGAAAACAAGGTCattctgaggttttttccctccacacACCTTGTCTAGCAGTAACGAGTCTCAAATGCTGTCTGGAAAATTCCTGCTTGTTTCCTAAATCTGTGTATTAGAACAAAATTAGCTGGGGGATACAAAGACAAGGTTTGGATACCTGGCTTTCAGCATCAACTGATTCATTCTCCCTGTCATAGAAAATGGCCTTTCCTGGAGTCCAGTTACTCTCATAAGGTACCTATGAACAGTGTTATTGTGAGAGGATCTTCCACATAAGTTTTTAGCAATCCCAAGGTAGAAAGAAGGTTACAGAATGAAATCTGAAACTAGTGGGGAAACAGTCAAAGTAGTAAAATTGAATTGGAGCGTTGGTCCAAAATGTGCAAGAAATGACAGATAATACTggtaaaacaaaccaaagggACTGTGTTCTATTATGAAGACTGAAACAAGTccatacattttttaaattcttttggACACTGAAATGAGAAAGGCAACTATAGGAAAGTGTTAGTAATGATAGAAAGGTGATGGCCCTACAGGACTATAACCATAGTACAAATTTTGGTAACAGCTACTGAATATCTGTTTTGAAAACGAAGTGCACTCAAGCCAAGTAAAACAAGGAGCCGGTATGTTTTTCCAAAGACCAAAGCTACAGCAATTCCACCAACACATACATCTTTTCTATCCTAGCTTTGTAGGGTGAAGAATGCTGAGTGCAGCTTGGCGTTTGGTAGAATAAATCTATTGCCCCCTCCAAGTCATAAGGGATGTTATCCCTGTAGGctaacaagaaacaaaaatacttctgtGATACCTTTCCACACCCCAGTCATGACAGGAGACACATAAATTATCTTAACTCCAGCGTGACATGTGCCCTAAACCATAAATATTTGTCAGTTGACAGCGTTCTTGCTCATTATTTCCTGATTCCTATTGGTTCTAATTTTGGGTGCAAGATCATCCTCTTCTGACTGAAAAGAGAGCATGTTCTTTATCTGCAAGCAAAACAGCCTCAAGCGAGAAGGCACCGATGGGATGAGTTTTCTGTAACAATGCCATGAGCTGGCTACGCCAGGGAGTTACGTAACAAGGGCCACAGCATTCCATAACAAAACAGATGTCAGTCCTTGTGTATGGAGGAGAACAAATCCATTTCCCTCTGATGTGGCACCCTCTATGTGGAATTAATTTGTATTCTGACTGGGGATGCTGTTTTGGTTTCCTATTCCCTGGCAAAGGTGGTTAATTCAGGCAATTCAGAGAAATCTGCTGCAAATCTGGAAGTACTTTGAATTTTGATAGGCTTCTCCACACTAAATAGCAATCTCATAGTATTGTTCCATTGGCCTCATTCATAGGAGTAGCCCTATGATCTTTGGGAAGCTTATGCACATATATTAAAGATAGCAAAATTTAGTATTTACATCTGGAAGTAATCCTGTCTTGGCTTGGGGTATCTGTGTGGATCACTGGAGTGACATAAAACCCTCCTGCCAAAACCCTCTTTGCTGTGAACCACGCAAGTGTGCACTCAGATTCATCCTCGGAAACCTGCTGAGCAGCCAGAACAGACCTACTAAATATGACTGATCAGGCTTAATGCCTTTGTAGGATTACCCAGAACTATCCTCATTATTACACCAAAATGAAGTAGGTGCTTATCAAAAGCCTGGATACCACAGCACCCTCAGTGATGATGTAATGCTGATATATGCAGTCTTAAAAGTTCACATCCCAGAAGGGTCCTCAAAAGCATCTGAAATcctgtaaaaatacatttaacagTTCCAGTCTCCTAATTCCAAAGCATAGCCTCACTCTTCGTGCTTTTGAAATGGATCCTTTGCCAAAGAGCAATGGCTGCCCTTCTGTGAGCAATACTTGCTCTTACTCACAACTGCTTCCTTAAAATCCCTGTTACCAGCTCCTCCACAAGATGTTGCTGATGGGATCAACTGTTCTCCTGAACCTCTCTTCTTGCTGTGGGAATGATCAGAGATTGATCCAGTGAGCACACAGCCCATTCCAATAGCCACATCCCTTCTATGTTCTTACTGGACACTCAGGAAAATAttgtttctcttaaaaattaactgtttactactactactacctTTTTGGTGAATAAGCCAATTTTCCTTGAAGCCCTCCTAAATCCAATGATAAATCTTGGTAAAACTCTGCAAATCTCTATATCTGCTGGTTTAAAAAGAGTATTTGTCCTGAATTGCCTCTTTTATAATATGAAGATATAATTTTCCAACAACATGAGGAATACCCCATTGTTTTTGCATGGACCCAAGTTCTCATCACAGCACAAGACTCTCACACAAGGCCTTCATCAGCATTGCATTCATCATCCATGGAATTTTTGCTTCTCAGCAGGTACTCCTCAAGTGTTCAGGGAAAAGGGGATCAAATGGATCTGAAAGTACAGGCAAACCTGTCAATTCAGGGTCATGGAGAAAAGCTTCAGAGCTCTTCCAGACACCATCACATGGCCCAACATGGTTGTCTAGCACTAGAAAGACAGCTTGTCTTTTAGAAACCTGTCTCACTAAGTTTTTCATGGTTCTCATAACTTCATTCACCTGAAATACCCTCTTAAAATATGCACGAAAGCTCTGCCAGCAACACTTTTAACTCTGGAAGTGCAGGACATTCTCACTAAAGGAAAACACCACCAGGTATTTACTCTGCATTTGCTGACAGATCACACTGAGTTAGCACAGTGTGTTAGTGCTGCAGCACCACATGGGACCTTCAGAATCCCAGATCCCCTGATTTATTTATTCCATACTACAGATTGATTGTCCCACCTAATAACCCTTGATCCAGCCGTGTTTCTGTGTCTCCTCCAGAAGGTCCTGTCTGCAGCTTGGCAGCAAAATAACCTGTCAGGGCAGTCCACCATCAAGGTCAAAGTCCCCAGTTAATAGGGCACAAATATAAATTGAGTGACAACATTCATAGTAATTAAACTGTTAGTGCAAAGAACAGGTcacatttccaactgcttctgGGAACTGTGTCTGCTATCAGGAGATGAGGATCAGATCTCCCAGTGCAGCTTTTTATCCTGCCACTGACCATGTGGTCTTTGGAAATCTGTCATTTAAtctgtctctctccctctctgctttAGTTTCATCATCTGTGAAACTAAGACATTCCTATTTAGTGCTTTCATTTATGTTTTGGAACTTTCTTGAAAGCTTTAAGAAGGTATCTACAGggttagaaaaaaaccaacccaaaacaacaaaaagcctgaaccaaacacacaaacaaaaccccacaaaccagCCACACAAAACACCTTTGTTTGCAATGTACTTGCGGTCTGGCTGGGGCAACTGAAAACTTCTGGTTTCCTTTCTGCACCAACACAAGCAGTTCACAAAATTAACACACACAACTGGCTTCCCAGCAACCCAAATCAGTGAGAACTCAGGCAAAATCAGTGATATTTCCTGGAGTTTTCTAGATGCTCAAGCTGTTTCCAACATGCAGTGAGATACCCAGCACCAACCTGAGCACAGTGCTGTGCAAATCACTTCTCTTTGGGCTGGAACACCAGTGGACCAGGACTATGACCAGAGCTCACCAACAGCTCAAGGTCAGCAGCTGATAATGCTggatttcttctcctttctagAAGAACTTCCTAAAAAAGAATCTTCATGTATTCTTTTGAACCACTTTTCCCACAAAACAGTCCTCCAAaacttttctcctcctttgaaatttcctttcctgtttcaaCTACAAAAGACAGGCACTTGTGTACTGAACCTACTCACCAGTGTGAGCTCTAGTTTCCAGGTGCAGTTACCCTTCTCTAACCATTTTCAGTCTCCCACCTTAAATGCAAAATTGGTTCTGGTTAAAGCTGAGACAAGGAAcaaccttttttattttgctccATGTTTACACAGCATCTGGTCTATCAGGGTGTAAGCCCATGGCTGGGAGTTTTAGACAACACACTAATACACATTATTGACAACACACTGAAATTGCTTCAGACATAGAGAACCATCTTCCTTTGACACCAGTTCTCAGCCCTTTGCTATTGGCCAGCTTCAGTTTTGTCCTGCACAAAagtatttctgtgtgtttcagCCATGACAACTGGTGACAACAGAATGTCTTGACCCAGAGAGCACGAGAGGAGAACAGCATTACAGCTGGCTTTGGGTCTCCATGTTCTGCACCAAAGTTCAGGGTAGTCAAGTCCTCTAAGCCTCACAGTTGAAAAGAAGGAATCTcattaaatgtaaaaattaaaaatgctttggaaaagaaaatgctaattGTGAACCAGCTGGGGTTTTCTTGTGTGGAGGCTTAGGCACAGTACAGCATTCTTCAGCGAGATGATGCAATGGGCTCTCAAAGACTGTCAGCGCCCACAGGAAAAAAGGCTGGCACTGTTCTCCAAATGTGTTTACTTCCCTGCAGGCATTGTTTCCTTGCTTGTGTCAAATAGTTTATTGAGCACAGCTAATCAATGCTTCCGCTGACAAGAAAATTGGAACAGTTTATATAGGAAGCGAGTGTTGAAGGGCAAATTTCCCAGAACTGTGGGCCTCATCCGCAGGGCTATCCTGAGTGAGAAATGAGAACCTGAGAAGACAATGACACTGAATAGAGTTACAGGTTTCTTGGGCTAATCAGACACCTCCACATTTGCCTGCTCCCCCTAAAAAACTTCATGTGTACCATCCTTTGGTAGCAGCTTACTCAAATGGAACACAGATTTTCAACCaccattttcctcttctggGACAAAGCTTTCCACCTCAGATGAATTCCTTCTGCATCCTGCCACTGCAGCTGCTTACCTTCTACTGAGGCCAATGCCTTGTTTGTTAGCCCTGTTCCACTGACAAAATCATTTCAAGTCACTTCCATGGGACATTTATTCTCCAGACCATCTTCCAACCACCTGGCCAACCTGCTACTTTGAAGGGTGCCTGTGTTCCATTCACCTCAATTCTGGGCATAATTGTTTTCTTAGGGAGAATTGGTCCTGTGTGGAAATTCAACTGTACATAATTGACAGAGAAGTAACATCTCAGTGACATTTCCTTTTACTAGAGAAACATTCTAGACCAAAAAATTAGATTAAACTCATTCTAAATGCGACTTCCTCATATTGACAGTGACCTTCAGCATAGGTTACCTGAACCTGGTCAAGCCAGCAGATCTCATGTCCCTGGAGTGAAAAAGTCATGCTTAACGTGAATTCTCATTGTTTTTGTCTCTTGGCAGTGCACTTTTTCTACCAGATCTTTCAGAGAAACAGCTCTCACCTACAGCAAATGCTTTCATGTGTGGAGCTTTTCTGAGAAACGCTGTCTCATGGTTCCCCAGGGACCAGTCCCTAAGCAATAACCCTCCCACCCACTGGAGACTGAGCATCTCTTTGGAAAACGCAACAATGGCTCCACACGAACGGACGTGACATTAGGAAACTGTTTAGCACATTTTAGTCTCTTCCAGTTAAAAGAGAGGGATCAACCACAAAACAAATTTCATTGCAGACCAATGTTCAGGAACCATGGGCTTAGGTGTAGCTCTTTCAGGTGTTTTCTCAGTTGAATCAGCCCAGTTTCTTTATCACAGTCAGAAATCCAATGCTCCTTCAAGTCCTCAGTGGCTTTTTTGTAAACACAGGAGCTGTCCAAGAGAGGCCTTGGTGAAAACATCAATCTCCAGATCATGCAGCTGCCAGTGGTTTACCAAAAAGCCAAGGAGCAAGTCTGCAAGATATGGACAACTCTTCAGCCACTGGTGGGTAATGACAATGTTACACaatttcctcccctcccctgaatacaatgaaaaaaatctctaagaGAGTATTGCAAAACATCAAACAACTCTGGAAAGTGACTATTGAAACTGTGATCAAGGTTCCAAGCTGAAATTTGGAGCACACACTAATTAGTATGCTGGTTTAACCCCATGCTATTTAAACAGCATAACTGATGCTgaacaaaggcaaagaaaaaatctACCATAAACTGCAAAAaaggtgctgcagctctgactAGACACAACAAAAACTACAGCCTAATTTGGTTCTCATTTATAATCCCTTATCGAAGTTTTCTTTAGACATGAGCAAGACTCTCCACCTTGAAGCCAGTAATTCACATAATGCTTGGCCCTTTTGCAtcacatgtttttaaaaaacaggtcTCATTTTAAATTTCCTGTTACTCACTCTGGTGGGAAAAACCAGCTTACAGTTCACGTTGGGCTGGCTTCATCCGCCACAGCGCTCATCATCCTGGAGCAGTGTGGGAAGAACAAAGGCTACCAGGAGAGGGATGCTTGTGGTTTTCACCCAGAAGGTGCCTGCTGCGTGCTAGATGGCCCAGAAAAGATTGAATCTACAATTAATATGAAGACTCTCTGGAAAAACATCTCAGTGGAAGGGATTGATATCATCCTGTCCAGAGACGCGGGAAGGTAAACATCGCGTATCAGGGGCTCACAGAAACAGCTCAATCCACTCATTTAACCTTGGGGAATCTTTGCCCTGACCTTCTGTCCAACCAAAATCACTCTGAAGCAAAGTCTTCAGAGGCACAAGTATGAGACTGGgatgaatttaaattttatgtaaAGCAGCCGTCATGAAAAACTACAGccagtaaatatttttccatagaTTTGTaaattccaaacaaaacaagttCCAACACAGCACACCCTATGATGAACAACCCCAGTAAACCTCAGCTATTAAGAGAGTCTGAAAGCAACACCGACTAGTAGCAgattttaatctatttttctcAACTGGGAGGGATACAAAATGTAAATAGATACACAGGAGAACAGCAATTACAGGTACTGTTAGAACCAGGTCTGTGATTTCATTATGTGTTCCAGTAGAACTTGAAGCAATTTTCTACTATGCTAATCttcactggaaaggaaaacaaaaccgaaatttttattttattttaaataagaacCAGCTAGTCTTAGCCCTTAAATTCAGGATTTGCACCTGCATTTTAAGAGGTAGAATGAtaagaaaaaaccccttcagACAGGGAGATTTTATGACTTAGGCATAAACTGTGTTACATGGCTGTAGTTTCCAGCAGGGTGTGTTACCCTTCCCACCCCACAAGAATGCCTGTcttgtgatattttttttttatttaaagttctTTGTGGGTGGGTGTCTGAGAAACCAAACCATCAGATAAGCAACATTTGTTTCACAAACTTggtttatttcagcatttcctttATTCACTAAGCAAATATGTTCTTAATAATTTCATAAACCAGATCTGGTTTGGCTACttagaatatttaaatttaatcaAAGTTTACTGAGCCCTTAATTTaggtttcttgttttgttttgttcttaatATTGCAGGTACATCTGTGATTACACCTACTACACTTCTCTGTATAATGGCAATGGAAGAGCTGCTTTCATCCACGTCCCTCCATTATCTGAATCGGTAACAGCAGAATTTCTAGGAAAAGCATTACAGACCATTATCTTAGCAATGTTAGAACAGTGTGTGGAACAAAGAGAGATGGAtcatgtaagaaaaaaataatgatttctaAGAATGTAATTCCTTACCTCTGAAATGAAACAGATCTAAAGATTAttaaaaacccacacacaaagGATTTTATAGCCCatgttattttcagtgaaatttccttgcaaaacccaaccaaccgtTTGCATCTCTTAGAAGAGGcttgagggaaaaaacccaaatgattGGCAGTTCATATTGCTAACAATAAAGTTGTTCAGATTTCAGAAAGTGTGAAACTGAATTGACAACATTTTACATGCTTAATTCTGGTTCTATTGGTTAGGAAGACATTAATAAAGACTTGCTGACCCCAGATGGATGTTCACAGCTCTAAGGATGCAGCACAGGATGGATGTTAACAGAGATCCCCCTCAGCCCCTGTCTGAGTCCAGAGAGTTCAGCCCACAAAAAACATGGGTATGGGAGGCACCAAAACACACTTGGGGATTCTGGTATGTGAAGTTTTACAATTCTCTTTTACTGGCCTGCTGTAGATGCCACTTTCCACATCAGCAATGGGCTCTGACCCAGAGTGACTTCAGAGTACAGAGAAAACTGGAATCCAGCAGGATCTATAATGCTCTTGGTAATGGGTTTCAACCCAAAACCACCACTTTCCCCAAGTTCTCAGTGCCTGTCCCAAGAAAACACCATAGCCCTtccacagagcacagcccaAAGGCACATCCAACAGCTAACCTGTCCCAAGAGAGGCAATCCTGAAGCACTGCACTGTGGGAAGGGTCAGGGCATGTGATGGTAGCTACAGAATGGGAACCAAAGGAGATCCCACACTGTAAAACATGGGATCAGGCTCCTCCACATCCCAAACAGCACCAT
The window above is part of the Corvus hawaiiensis isolate bCorHaw1 chromosome 13, bCorHaw1.pri.cur, whole genome shotgun sequence genome. Proteins encoded here:
- the PGPEP1L gene encoding pyroglutamyl-peptidase 1-like protein, with product MDSDSNTVVVTGFGPFRQYLLNSSWEAVKELSKRGLGENINLQIMQLPVVYQKAKEQVCKIWTTLQPLLTVHVGLASSATALIILEQCGKNKGYQERDACGFHPEGACCVLDGPEKIESTINMKTLWKNISVEGIDIILSRDAGRYICDYTYYTSLYNGNGRAAFIHVPPLSESVTAEFLGKALQTIILAMLEQCVEQREMDHVRKK